One Brassica napus cultivar Da-Ae chromosome C2, Da-Ae, whole genome shotgun sequence DNA window includes the following coding sequences:
- the LOC106360403 gene encoding serine/threonine-protein phosphatase PP2A-5 catalytic subunit, translated as MPETGDIDRQIEQLMECKALSEAEVKTLCEQAKAILVEEWNVQPVKCPVTVCGDIHGQFYDLIELFKIGGSSPDTNYLFMGDYVDRGYYSVETVSLLVALKVRYRDRLTILRGNHESRQITQVYGFYDECLRKYGNANVWKHFTDLFDYLPLTALIESQVFCLHGGLSPSLDTLDNIRSLDRIQEVPHEGPMCDLLWSDPDDRCGWGISPRGAGYTFGTDIATQFNHTNGLSLISRAHQLVMEGFNWCQDKNVVTVFSAPNYCYRCGNMAAILEIGENMDQNFLQFDPAPRQVEPETTRKTPDYFL; from the exons ATGCCGGAGACGGGAGACATCGATCGTCAGATCGAGCAGCTGATGGAGTGCAAAGCGTTGTCCGAGGCGGAGGTGAAGACGTTATGCGAGCAAGCGAAGGCGATTCTGGTGGAGGAGTGGAATGTTCAACCGGTTAAGTGTCCGGTTACGGTTTGCGGCGACATCCACGGTCAATTCTACGATCTGATTGAGCTTTTTAAGATCGGTGGCTCTTCTCCTGACACCAATTATCTTTTCATGGGCGATTATGTAG ATCGAGGGTATTACTCCGTGGAGACAGTCTCGCTTTTGGTAGCTCTGAAAGTTCGATACAGAGATAGACTTACAATCCTTAGAGGGAACCACGAAAGCCGGCAAATTACTCAAGT GTATGGATTCTATGATGAATGCTTGAGGAAATATGGAAACGCTAATGTGTGGAAGCACTTCACTGACCTTTTTGATTACCTTCCTCTTACAGCTCTCATTGAGAGTCAG GTTTTCTGTTTACATGGAGGACTTTCACCTTCTTTAGATACACTTGACAATATCAGATCTCTAGATCGAATACAAGAG GTTCCACATGAAGGACCAATGTGTGATCTGTTATGGTCCGATCCAGATGATCGATGCGGTTGGGGAATATCTCCTCGTGGCGCAGGCTACACTTTCGGAACAGACATCGCTACTCAGTTTAACCACACCAATGGGCTCAGTCTGATATCAAGAGCACACCAACTTGTCATGGAAGGTTTTAATTGGTGCCAAGATAAGAACGTTGTCACTGTGTTCAGTGCCCCAAACTATTGCTACCGATGCGGCAACATGGCTGCGATTCTAGAGATAGGCGAGAACATGGACCAGAACTTCCTTCAGTTCGATCCAGCTCCACGTCAAGTCGAACCTGAGACTACACGTAAGACTCCAGATTACTTTTTGTAA
- the LOC106359443 gene encoding CLAVATA3/ESR (CLE)-related protein 26, which translates to MRNLQTLRLPLLFRTLFTVGFVTLLMIDVFVLQNNNEVDKTKETTTAATMNNSIIHAKGVEKDLGDGSKYGDLSYGASKRKVPRGPDPIHNRRAGSLRRPPGRE; encoded by the exons ATGCGAAATCTCCAAACCCTTCGTCTCCCGTTGTTGTTTCGTACACTATTTACGGTTGGTTTCGTCACTCTTCTTATGATTGATGTGTTTGTATTACAAAACAATAACGAAGTCGACAAAACAAAAGAGACTACTACCGCCGCAACGATGAACAATTCCATTATACATGCTAAGGGTGTAGAAAAAGATCTTGGTGATGGATCAAAATATGGTGATCTTAGCTACGGTGCAAGCAAAAGAAAAGTTCCTCGTGGACCCGATCCTATACACAACAG GAGAGCAGGAAGTTTAAGACGACCACCGGGAAGAGAATGA
- the LOC111203080 gene encoding uncharacterized protein LOC111203080: MDSRNPYSQSRSYVGLFNSQNFSYESYPSTLNFGASEIPPFSSQQTDAPDVCEDTPVACRERMKWTPADEDVLISAWLNTSKDDVVENEQKSGTFWKRVGEYYAASPHARESGEPREHLHCMSRNGLALTLLNLVGVQSKKLERHVDKLQAPLLVIMRSVLKVSRLLKIKKNNAQGKSLAEYMSIWEMKKEDLMMKEKLSKLAILDTLLAKKEPLSEAKEVVKNKLLAQYF; the protein is encoded by the exons ATGGATTCAAGGAATCCATATAGCCAGTCTCGTAGTTATGTAGGCCTTTTTAATAGTCAGAACTTTTCTTATGAAAGTTATCCTTCTACTTTAAACTTTGGAGCCTCAGAAATCCCTCCTTTCAGTTCACAACAAACCGACGCTCCAGATGTATGTGAAGACACACCAGTGGCCTGTAGGGAGAGAATGAAATGGACTCCAGCTGATGAAGACGTCCTAATAAGTGCGTGGCTAAACACATCTAAGGATGATGTTGTTGAAAATGAACAAAAATCAGGGACCTTCTGGAAACGAGTAGGTGAATATTATGCAGCAAGTCCTCATGCTAGAGAGAGTGGTGAACCAAGAGAGCATCTCCATT GTATGAGCAGAAATGGCTTAGCCTTAACACTCCTAAACCTAGTGGGAGTTCAAAGCAAAAAGCTGGAGAGACATGTTGACAAACTTCAAGCACCACTGTTGGTGATCATGAGATCCGTCCTGAAGGTATCAAGGCTGCTAAAGATAAAAAAGAATAATGCTCAAGGGAAGTCTCTTGCTGAGTATATGAGCATTTGGGAAATGAAGAAGGAGGATCTCATGATGAAGGAGAAACTGTCAAAGCTTGCCATACTAGACACACTCCTAGCCAAGAAAGAACCACTAAGTGAGGCTAAAGAAGTTGTCAAGAATAAGCTACTCGCCCAGTATTTCTGA